The window ATTCATTGTAATCACGCCTCCTCGAGTCGTCCCATCGCAAAAAACTCCTGCGAGTTGGACGCGAGGGCCGGCGCAGATCCTTCGGCCCCTGCTGCTTTTTTTGCTTATGGGAGAATGCCTGGCGCTGGCGGAGGGAGCAGAATTCGAACCCGGGGCTTTCGCCTCTTGGTTCAGCGGATTTCAGCCTCTGCGGCCTTGTCGGGTTGCTGTTACTGCCCCTCTTCCAGGGGGCGCTTGACGGCTGCCAGGAAGACCTGTCTTTGCTCCCAGGTATTGCTGCCGTTCTCGGCCGACTTGAGCCGCTGGACCGACAGCGGCGTGCTCGTGGGCCCGTTCAACCACTGGTCGATCAGCATGTCGAATTCCACGACGTGATCGAGATCGGCAGCTCGTTCTCCCGACCCCAGCTGATGCAGGAAGTCGCCCGGCCGCAGGCCCATCGCCTGCGCGAGACCGCCGGGGAGGACCGACTCGACATAGAAAACCTGCGAGGAGGCGAAGCCGATGCGATCATCGGGTGACGGAAGGTGCACGAACAGATGCCGTCCGGCCTGTTCCGACTCCAGCGCGGAGCGCACCTCGAGGCTCGCCACTCCCCACAGAGCGCGCTCGCGAATCTGCGCCCGAAACTCCGCGGCATCTCCGTAAGACCGCATTCCATGCCCATTCACGGAGGTGATCACATCGCCCGCGCGCAATCCTGCGGCGTCGGCGATCGAGCCGGGAAAGACCTCCAGAACCACGAGCGCCGGGTACGCTGCCGCGTCGAGGCGCTTCTCGAAGGCCTCAGGAGCCTTCCGACAGGAGTCGCCCGAAAAAGCGGGAGCGTTCATAGCCAGCACCGGCAGCGCCACGAGCACGAGAGCTGGTAACCGCTTCATCGAAATACCCTCCAATAACCAAGGTCAGCCTTTAAACGGAACAAGATCCGGCATCAGGCGATCCATCTTCCCATACCCGCCGGCCAGGTCTGGCATGGCGATCCGTTCACACACCGGCCGAGCAGGTCTGGCAGACGGTGCCGTAGGGAAAAACGCACTCGTTGCAGCAGGAGCCCGGCTGGCTGCTGTCGACGCACTCCTTCGACGGGCCGCACACATGG of the Candidatus Polarisedimenticolia bacterium genome contains:
- a CDS encoding PDZ domain-containing protein, whose amino-acid sequence is MKRLPALVLVALPVLAMNAPAFSGDSCRKAPEAFEKRLDAAAYPALVVLEVFPGSIADAAGLRAGDVITSVNGHGMRSYGDAAEFRAQIRERALWGVASLEVRSALESEQAGRHLFVHLPSPDDRIGFASSQVFYVESVLPGGLAQAMGLRPGDFLHQLGSGERAADLDHVVEFDMLIDQWLNGPTSTPLSVQRLKSAENGSNTWEQRQVFLAAVKRPLEEGQ